In the Vicia villosa cultivar HV-30 ecotype Madison, WI unplaced genomic scaffold, Vvil1.0 ctg.002084F_1_1, whole genome shotgun sequence genome, one interval contains:
- the LOC131637787 gene encoding uncharacterized protein LOC131637787 — translation MKYVLVTGGVVSGLGKGVTASSIGLLLQACGLRVTSIKIDPYLNTDAGTMSPFEHGEVYVLDDGGEVDLDLGNYERFLDIKLTRDNNITTGKIYQSVIEKERRGDYLGKTVQVVPHITDAIQEWIERVAKIPVDGKEGPADVCVIELGGTIGDIESMPFIEALGQFSYRVGPGNFCLVHVSLVPILNVVGEQKTKPTQHSVRQLRGLGLFPNLLACRCSKELDGSTKAKLAQFCHVPLSNVLTLHDVPNIWHIPLLLKDQKAHESILKALNLPGIAAEPNLKEWTVRTKIYDKCHETVKIAMVGKYTGLSDAYLSVLKALLHASVAHNRKLIVDWVPAGDLEDDTYREDPKTHTAAWNLLKGANGVLVPGGFGDRGVQGKILAAKYARENNVPYLGICLGMQIAVIEFAQSVLGLHGATSTEFDPETKTPCVVFMPEGSKTHMGGTMRLGSRTTYFQVADCKSAKLYGNVSSVDERHRHRYEVNPDMVSQLESAGLSFVGKDETGSRMEIVELPSHPFFIGVQFHPEFKSRPGKPSPLFSGLIEAACEPKRTVTMQSNGHSHSKIPNGIYNGHSPIRKAHQNGNGYISTNGSLNGVFTNGNGVYVDGSC, via the exons ATGAAGTATGTGTTGGTGACTGGTGGTGTTGTGAGTGGACTTGGGAAAGGAGTCACTGCTAGCAGTATTGGACTTCTCCTTCAAGCGTGTGGCCTTCGAGTTACTTCTATCAAAATCG ATCCCTACCTGAACACTGATGCGGGGACAATGTCTCCTTTTGAACACGGAGAAGTGTATGTCTTAGATGATGGCGGTGAG GTTGACCTTGATCTTGGAAACTATGAACGTTTCTTGGACATAAAATTGACTCGCGACAATAATATCACTACTGGAAAAATTTATCAG TCTGTTATCGAGAAGGAGAGAAGAGGAGATTATCTTGGAAAGACAGTTCAG GTTGTTCCGCATATCACAGATGCCATCCAAGAATGGATAGAGCGTGTAGCGAAGATACCGGTTGATGGAAAAGAAGGGCCTGCTGATGTTTGTGTCATCGAATTGGGTGGAACTATAG GGGATATTGAGTCTATGCCTTTTATTGAAGCACTTGGCCAATTTTCATACCGTGTAG GCCCTGGAAACTTTTGTTTGGTTCATGTCAGTTTGGTTCCTATTCTCAACGTTGTTGGCGAACAG AAAACGAAGCCAACTCAGCACAGTGTTCGTCAACTTAGAGGATTAGGTTTATTCCCTAATCTTCTTGCTTGTCGTTGTTCAAAG GAACTTGACGGCAGTACTAAGGCAAAACTTGCTCAATTTTGTCATGTGCCG TTATCAAATGTACTTACTCTCCATGATGTTCCAAACATCTGGCACATTCCTTTGCTATTGAAA GACCAGAAGGCGCATGAGTCGATCCTGAAAGCATTAAACCTGCCGGG TATTGCTGCAGAGCCTAATTTGAAGGAGTGGACTGTTAGGACAAAGATTTATGACAAATGTCATGAAACT GTTAAAATTGCTATGGTGGGAAAATACACTGGCCTTTCAGATGCATATCTTTCTGTTCTGAAG GCACTTTTGCACGCCTCTGTTGCTCATAATCGCAAACTTATTGTGGACTGGGTTCCAGCTGGGGATCTCGAAGATGATACCTACCGAGAG GATCCTAAGACTCATACAGCTGCATGGAATCTTTTGAAG GGTGCTAACGGAGTTCTAGTTCCTGGAGGTTTTGGTGATAGAGGAGTGCAAGGGAAAATCCTTGCTGCTAAATATGCCCGAGAAAATAATGTTCCGTATCTCGGCATTTGCCTGGGGATGCAAATTGCTGTTATTGAGTTTGCACAATCTGTTCTGGGTCTGCATGGCGCTACTAGTACAGAATTCGATCCTGAAACCAAGACCCCGTGCGTCGTATTTATGCCAGAA GGTTCAAAGACACATATGGGGGGAACTATGCGTCTTGGATCAAGGACAACTTACTTCCAAGTTGCTGACTGCAAATCTGCAAAATT ATATGGTAATGTAAGCTCTGTTGATGAGCGACATCGGCATAGATACGAG GTTAATCCTGACATGGTATCTCAGCTAGAGAGCGCTGGTCTATCATTTGTCGGCAAAGATGAAACTGGGAGTCGTATGGAG ATAGTTGAACTGCCTAGCCATCCTTTTTTTATTGGCGTTCAGTTTCACCCTGAGTTCAAGTCCAGACCAGGAAAACCTTCTCCACTCTTTTCAG GATTAATAGAAGCAGCTTGTGAACCGAAGAGGACAGTTACAATGCAGAGCAACGGCCACAGCCACAGCAAGATACCTAATGGAATATACAATGGACACTCGCCAATACGGAAAGCACACCAAAATGGAAACGGCTACATATCAACCAATGGATCCTTAAACGGTGTATTTACCAATGGTAACGGAGTGTATGTGGATGGTAGTTGTTAG
- the LOC131637776 gene encoding uncharacterized protein LOC131637776: protein MDQMSVYAKFMKELLSEKRRLRDDENVVLAEECSAIIQRNVPPKLTNPGRFTILCSIGHVKVGQALCNLGARINLMALSITRMLGCGKPKCNHMTLTLADRSVTYL from the coding sequence ATGGACCAAATGTCGGTatatgccaagtttatgaaaGAACTACTCTCTGAAAAAAGAAGGTTGAGAGATGATGAAAATGTCGTTTTAGCTGAAGAATGTAGTGCAATCATTCAAAGGAATGTTCCTCCCAAACTTACTAATCCTGGTAGGTTCACTATCCTTTGTTCTATTGGGCATGTAAAAGTTGGCCAAGCTCTTTGTAATTTGGGAGCAAGAATTAATCTAATGGCGCTCTCAATAACGAGGATGTTGGGTTGTGGAAAGCCGAAGTGTAACCATATGACTCTCACCTTAGCTGACAGATCTGTAACGTACCTGTAA
- the LOC131637775 gene encoding ABC transporter D family member 2, chloroplastic-like isoform X1 yields the protein MILLTQHISHPLLFFSYKSNPSSFNHHVQLHQGFTFLTQFSSQFPIMPITNGRHFKRRNLNKCFPSSESETSPLPTDPDKKQGQLGVVSDGAVAAEGENPDLQTLFRRFWKVAAPYWSSDDKVQARLQLASVFFLTLATTGISVGFSFLGRDFYNALANKDQEQFTKQLLYYLGGFAGGIPFFVLRDYARETLSLRWRSWMTRYYMDRYLKNQTFYKLQSQSIIDNPDQRIVDDLSSFTGTALSFSLTLFNAAVDLISFSNILYGIYPPLFVVLLVYSIGGTAISVYLGKGLVTLNFLQEKKEADFRYGLVRVRENAESIAFYGGEESEMQLLLMRFKSAFENLTQLLISSRNLEFFTSGYRYVIQILPAAVVAPMYFSGKIEFGVINQSVSAFNHILGDFSLIVYQFQAISAFSAVINRLGEFDDVLDRSNSKSLPDSLEDIDIMYKDFISSSVLESNGLTPQEKHETLLEIENLILKTPNESTLIRDLSLAIKQKDNLLITGPSGSGKTSLLRAMAGLWKTGTGKIIYYVKEGEDTEKFSSDVNTPLINTARDTTEDRGKSISRKSGIFFLPQKPYMVLGSLRQQLLYPTWGDDVVPTSDSNEKDVLTFLSNSDDMNSELVKPGTDDLIKILEDVRLGYILARFGLDSTHEWSSVLSLGEQQRLAFARLLLSKPQLALLDESTSALDEANEVYLYEKIAAEGITYISVGHRSTLCDFHDRILRISAADSNNEQPNWCIEPTRRESSLKI from the exons atgatTTTGCTGACTCAACACATTTCACACccacttttattcttttcttataaatcaaACCCTTCTTCATTCAATCACCATGTGCAACTTCATCAAGGTTTCACTTTCCTTACCCAATTTTCATCACAATTTCCCATTATGCCTATTACCAATGGAAGGCATTTCAAGAGGAGGAATCTGAACAAGTGTTTCCCTTCTTCTGAATCTGAAACTTCTCCATTACCAACTGACCCAGATAAg AAACAGGGGCAATTGGGAGTAGTGAGTGATGGTGCAGTGGCTGCGGAGGGGGAGAATCCTGATCTTCAAACGCTGTTTAGGAGGTTCTGGAAAGTGGCTGCTCCTTATTGGAGTTCTGATGATAAGGTCCAAGCGAGATTGCAGCTTGCTAGTGTTTTTTTTCTCACTTTGGCTACCACTGGAATTAGTGTTGGATTCAGTTTTCTTGGGAGAGATTTCTATAATGCACTTGCCA ACAAGGATCAAGAGCAATTTACGAAGCAACTACTTTACTACTTGGGTGGCTTTGCTGGAGGAATCCCG TTTTTTGTTTTGAGAGATTATGCAAGAGAAACTCTTTCCTTGAGATGGAGGTCTTGGATGACGAGGTATTATATGGATCGCTATTTGAAGAATCAGACTTTCTATAAACTTCAGTCACAGTCAATTATCGATAATCCAGACCAGCGAATTGTTGATGATCTAAGCTCTTTCACCGGAACAGCCCTTTCTTTCTCTTTGACACTCTTCAACGCTGCTGTAGACTTAATCTCTTTCAGCAACATTTTATATGGAATATATCCTCCACTCTTTGTTGTTCTTCTCGTATACTCTATTGGTGGTACCGCTATCAGTGTTTACCTCGGAAAG GGCCTGGTGACTCTGAATTTCTTGCAAGAGAAAAAGGAGGCGGACTTTCGTTATGGACTTGTAAGGGTTCGGGAAAATGCTGAATCAATTGCTTTCTATGGTGGTGAAGAGAGTGAGATGCAACTTCTTCTGATGCGCTTCAAAAGTGCTTTCGAAAATCTGACT CAATTACTGATTTCTTCTAGAAATCTGGAGTTCTTCACCAGTGGTTATCGCTATGTCATTCAAATTCTTCCTGCTGCTGTAGTTGCTCCGATGTATTTCTCTGGAAAAATCGAGTTTGGTGTCATCAATCAGTCAGTATCTGCTTTTAATCACATCCTTGGTGACTTTTCTCTCATCGTGTACCAGTTTCAAGCAATAAGTGCTTTTTCTGCTGTCATTAATCGTTTAG GTGAATTCGATGATGTTTTGGACAGAAGCAACTCTAAATCTCTTCCCGATTCTTTGGAAGACATAGATATTATGTACAAAGACTTTATAAGTTCATCTGTATTGGAATCTAACGGATTAACTCCACAAGAGAAACATGAAACATTATTGGAGATAGAAAATTTGATTCTGAAGACACCAAATGAATCTACACTTATTAGAGACTTATCATTGGCAATCAAGCAAAAGGATAATTTACTG ATTACAGGACCTAGTGGAAGTGGAAAAACTTCTTTATTAAGAGCTATGGCTGGTCTTTGGAAAACTGGAACCGGAAAGATCATATACTATGTAAAAGAAGGGGAAGACACTGAGAAATTTAGTTCAGATGTGAATACTCCTTTAATAAATACTGCCCGTGACACAACGGAAGACCGAGGAAAATCCATAAGCAGAAAATCCGGAATTTTTTTCCTACCTCAAAAACCGTATATGGTTTTGGGTTCTCTTCGTCAACAATTACTTTATCCAACTTGGGGTGATGATGTAGTTCCCACATCAGATAGTAATGAAAAAG ATGTCCTTACTTTCTTGTCAAACTCAGATGATATGAACAGTGAACTCGTGAAGCCGGGAACAGATGATTTAATTAAGATCTTAGAGGATGTCCGTCTTGGCTACATATTGGCTCGATTCGGTTTGGATTCAACTCATGAATGGTCTAGTGTTCTTTCTCTGGGAGAACAACAACGTCTTGCGTTTGCCCGTCTTCTACTTTCGAAACCTCAACTGGCTCTATTGGATGAGTCGACAAGCGCACTTGATGAAGCCAATGAG GTTTATTTGTACGAAAAGATTGCAGCAGAAGGCATAACATACATCAGTGTTGGCCATCGATCAACCTTATGCGACTTCCATGACAGAATCCTACGCATTTCAGCGGCTGATTCTAACAACGAACAGCCAAATTGGTGCATTGAACCCACTAGACGCGAATCCtctttaaaaatctaa
- the LOC131637775 gene encoding ABC transporter D family member 2, chloroplastic-like isoform X2: MQDKDQEQFTKQLLYYLGGFAGGIPFFVLRDYARETLSLRWRSWMTRYYMDRYLKNQTFYKLQSQSIIDNPDQRIVDDLSSFTGTALSFSLTLFNAAVDLISFSNILYGIYPPLFVVLLVYSIGGTAISVYLGKGLVTLNFLQEKKEADFRYGLVRVRENAESIAFYGGEESEMQLLLMRFKSAFENLTQLLISSRNLEFFTSGYRYVIQILPAAVVAPMYFSGKIEFGVINQSVSAFNHILGDFSLIVYQFQAISAFSAVINRLGEFDDVLDRSNSKSLPDSLEDIDIMYKDFISSSVLESNGLTPQEKHETLLEIENLILKTPNESTLIRDLSLAIKQKDNLLITGPSGSGKTSLLRAMAGLWKTGTGKIIYYVKEGEDTEKFSSDVNTPLINTARDTTEDRGKSISRKSGIFFLPQKPYMVLGSLRQQLLYPTWGDDVVPTSDSNEKDVLTFLSNSDDMNSELVKPGTDDLIKILEDVRLGYILARFGLDSTHEWSSVLSLGEQQRLAFARLLLSKPQLALLDESTSALDEANEVYLYEKIAAEGITYISVGHRSTLCDFHDRILRISAADSNNEQPNWCIEPTRRESSLKI; this comes from the exons ATGCAAGACAAGGATCAAGAGCAATTTACGAAGCAACTACTTTACTACTTGGGTGGCTTTGCTGGAGGAATCCCG TTTTTTGTTTTGAGAGATTATGCAAGAGAAACTCTTTCCTTGAGATGGAGGTCTTGGATGACGAGGTATTATATGGATCGCTATTTGAAGAATCAGACTTTCTATAAACTTCAGTCACAGTCAATTATCGATAATCCAGACCAGCGAATTGTTGATGATCTAAGCTCTTTCACCGGAACAGCCCTTTCTTTCTCTTTGACACTCTTCAACGCTGCTGTAGACTTAATCTCTTTCAGCAACATTTTATATGGAATATATCCTCCACTCTTTGTTGTTCTTCTCGTATACTCTATTGGTGGTACCGCTATCAGTGTTTACCTCGGAAAG GGCCTGGTGACTCTGAATTTCTTGCAAGAGAAAAAGGAGGCGGACTTTCGTTATGGACTTGTAAGGGTTCGGGAAAATGCTGAATCAATTGCTTTCTATGGTGGTGAAGAGAGTGAGATGCAACTTCTTCTGATGCGCTTCAAAAGTGCTTTCGAAAATCTGACT CAATTACTGATTTCTTCTAGAAATCTGGAGTTCTTCACCAGTGGTTATCGCTATGTCATTCAAATTCTTCCTGCTGCTGTAGTTGCTCCGATGTATTTCTCTGGAAAAATCGAGTTTGGTGTCATCAATCAGTCAGTATCTGCTTTTAATCACATCCTTGGTGACTTTTCTCTCATCGTGTACCAGTTTCAAGCAATAAGTGCTTTTTCTGCTGTCATTAATCGTTTAG GTGAATTCGATGATGTTTTGGACAGAAGCAACTCTAAATCTCTTCCCGATTCTTTGGAAGACATAGATATTATGTACAAAGACTTTATAAGTTCATCTGTATTGGAATCTAACGGATTAACTCCACAAGAGAAACATGAAACATTATTGGAGATAGAAAATTTGATTCTGAAGACACCAAATGAATCTACACTTATTAGAGACTTATCATTGGCAATCAAGCAAAAGGATAATTTACTG ATTACAGGACCTAGTGGAAGTGGAAAAACTTCTTTATTAAGAGCTATGGCTGGTCTTTGGAAAACTGGAACCGGAAAGATCATATACTATGTAAAAGAAGGGGAAGACACTGAGAAATTTAGTTCAGATGTGAATACTCCTTTAATAAATACTGCCCGTGACACAACGGAAGACCGAGGAAAATCCATAAGCAGAAAATCCGGAATTTTTTTCCTACCTCAAAAACCGTATATGGTTTTGGGTTCTCTTCGTCAACAATTACTTTATCCAACTTGGGGTGATGATGTAGTTCCCACATCAGATAGTAATGAAAAAG ATGTCCTTACTTTCTTGTCAAACTCAGATGATATGAACAGTGAACTCGTGAAGCCGGGAACAGATGATTTAATTAAGATCTTAGAGGATGTCCGTCTTGGCTACATATTGGCTCGATTCGGTTTGGATTCAACTCATGAATGGTCTAGTGTTCTTTCTCTGGGAGAACAACAACGTCTTGCGTTTGCCCGTCTTCTACTTTCGAAACCTCAACTGGCTCTATTGGATGAGTCGACAAGCGCACTTGATGAAGCCAATGAG GTTTATTTGTACGAAAAGATTGCAGCAGAAGGCATAACATACATCAGTGTTGGCCATCGATCAACCTTATGCGACTTCCATGACAGAATCCTACGCATTTCAGCGGCTGATTCTAACAACGAACAGCCAAATTGGTGCATTGAACCCACTAGACGCGAATCCtctttaaaaatctaa